The proteins below come from a single Candidatus Flexicrinis affinis genomic window:
- the rnhA gene encoding ribonuclease HI has protein sequence MTESKRPHVTIYTDGGCQPNPGPGGWAALLLFGDAERELSGGAPDTTNNQMELSAAIEALAALTKPCSVTLHTDSVYVKNGITTWIKAWKSNGWKTSDKKPVKNRELWQRLDELARKHKITWRWVKGHAGNAHNERVDKLATAARIAQQGGTTP, from the coding sequence ATGACCGAGTCGAAGCGCCCTCACGTCACGATCTACACGGATGGCGGATGCCAGCCCAATCCCGGCCCCGGCGGATGGGCGGCGCTGCTGCTCTTTGGCGACGCCGAGCGCGAACTTTCCGGCGGCGCGCCCGACACCACCAATAACCAGATGGAGCTGAGCGCCGCAATTGAGGCCCTCGCGGCCCTGACCAAGCCGTGCAGCGTCACGCTGCATACCGACAGCGTGTACGTCAAGAACGGCATCACGACGTGGATCAAGGCGTGGAAGAGCAACGGCTGGAAGACGTCCGACAAGAAGCCGGTCAAGAATCGCGAGCTGTGGCAGCGCCTCGATGAACTCGCCCGCAAACACAAGATCACGTGGCGCTGGGTCAAGGGTCATGCCGGCAATGCGCACAACGAACGCGTCGACAAGCTGGCGACCGCCGCTCGCATCGCCCAGCAGGGCGGCACCACGCCGTAG
- a CDS encoding MFS transporter, with protein sequence MRTFYLIVATQTFSIIGSRLSGLAVGFYIFAQTGQATPLLLISLFSMLPSIFAANIGGVLADRWDRRKLMLVADLGQAACTLLLLFSFATGSFQLWHLYALVFVSQLLGSIQHPAFAASITMLVPDDKRDRANALTQLSSPAAGIIAPIIAGLLYGSIGVIGTIAIDLFTFIAAAGVFLVVSIPAPTETEHGRRANASVWASFTGGLAFLRERRPMLVLTMQFGLVNFCIAGSMGMAMAYMLGRTSSEATAGLLIGISSAGGLIGGIVMGIWGGTRPRIHTIMPAIILSGICLALFGLSQSPVALGAAIFGLMFPLAFVNAPVMSIMQAKTPPDLQGRVFAVLGQISLVLTPIAYLLYGFLADQVLEPAVGTAAWEPFAGLFGSGQGSGMAVIIFTAGVLMAVSSALVYALPSIRHMEANLPDYKALAAPPHTQPVADDPELALEPVAAVE encoded by the coding sequence ATGCGCACTTTCTATTTGATTGTCGCAACGCAGACCTTCTCGATCATCGGATCGCGGCTGAGCGGTCTGGCCGTCGGATTCTATATCTTCGCGCAAACGGGACAAGCTACGCCTCTGCTGCTGATCTCGTTGTTCTCCATGCTGCCGAGCATCTTCGCTGCGAACATCGGCGGAGTGCTGGCCGACCGGTGGGACCGCCGCAAGCTGATGCTAGTGGCCGACCTCGGTCAAGCGGCCTGTACGCTCCTGCTGCTGTTCAGCTTTGCTACCGGCAGCTTCCAATTGTGGCACTTGTATGCGCTGGTGTTCGTCTCACAGCTGCTGGGCAGCATCCAACACCCGGCTTTCGCTGCGTCGATCACGATGTTGGTGCCAGACGATAAGCGCGACCGCGCTAACGCCCTCACCCAGCTTTCCAGCCCGGCCGCCGGCATCATCGCGCCGATCATCGCCGGCCTGCTGTACGGCAGCATCGGCGTCATCGGGACGATCGCAATCGACCTCTTCACATTCATCGCAGCGGCCGGTGTCTTCCTCGTCGTGTCGATCCCGGCGCCGACCGAGACCGAGCACGGACGGCGTGCCAACGCCAGCGTGTGGGCGTCGTTCACCGGTGGTTTGGCTTTCCTGCGTGAGCGGCGGCCGATGCTGGTGCTGACGATGCAGTTCGGGCTCGTCAACTTCTGCATCGCCGGGTCGATGGGCATGGCGATGGCCTACATGCTGGGCCGCACCAGCAGTGAGGCGACCGCTGGCTTGCTGATCGGCATCAGCAGCGCGGGCGGCCTGATCGGCGGCATCGTGATGGGCATCTGGGGCGGCACGCGTCCACGCATCCACACCATCATGCCGGCGATCATCCTGTCCGGCATCTGTCTGGCGCTGTTCGGCCTGAGCCAGTCACCGGTGGCATTGGGCGCGGCGATCTTCGGCCTGATGTTCCCGCTGGCGTTCGTCAACGCGCCCGTGATGAGCATCATGCAAGCCAAGACCCCGCCCGACTTGCAGGGGCGTGTATTTGCCGTGCTCGGCCAAATCTCGCTGGTGCTAACGCCGATTGCCTACCTGCTCTACGGGTTCCTCGCCGATCAGGTGCTCGAGCCGGCCGTCGGCACGGCGGCGTGGGAACCGTTCGCCGGACTGTTCGGCAGCGGGCAAGGATCGGGTATGGCGGTGATCATCTTCACGGCCGGCGTGTTGATGGCCGTCAGCAGCGCATTGGTCTATGCGCTTCCGTCGATCCGGCACATGGAGGCCAATCTACCCGACTACAAGGCCCTCGCGGCACCTCCGCACACCCAGCCTGTCGCGGATGACCCGGAGCTTGCGCTTGAGCCAGTCGCTGCTGTGGAGTAG
- a CDS encoding glycosyltransferase: MTPSIDGSKGLRIAVIGVIDRRNPRLDEFVKGWRDLGADVKFVRIPAKRHAIVQLSAAVRGIRRLRWAQAIYAAPLHMRLGPAYWLLAKLVRRPLLLDYIVGLSDWIEDRSARSARHKQIARWIDIFNLTRCDAISDTEQHRAQLETLLGRPFPRLTVIPISARSGIVPLPPPPTDALKHVLFVGSFIPFHGIEVIVRAAHLLRDRPDIRFVLIGSGQTLPQIEQLIRELDLSNVELRKGFFPLDTLRGDFERASVCLGVFGTGEKRNVVVPNKILDAILLGRPVITAASAAVEAVLTPGEHLVTIPPGDPRALAEAVSALLAEPARSRALVDAGRKWVAAERDAKTIAQRVLNQLQQMASGRMS, from the coding sequence ATGACACCATCGATCGACGGCTCGAAGGGGCTCCGAATCGCAGTAATCGGCGTCATCGATCGACGAAATCCTCGGCTCGACGAGTTTGTGAAGGGGTGGAGGGATTTGGGCGCGGACGTCAAGTTCGTGCGTATCCCCGCCAAGCGGCATGCGATCGTCCAGCTTTCGGCAGCCGTCCGCGGAATTCGACGGCTGCGTTGGGCGCAGGCAATCTATGCGGCACCGCTGCACATGCGCTTAGGCCCCGCCTACTGGCTGTTGGCGAAGCTGGTTCGCCGTCCCCTGCTGCTGGACTACATCGTCGGGCTTTCGGACTGGATCGAAGATCGCAGTGCGCGTTCGGCCCGGCACAAGCAGATTGCGCGTTGGATCGACATCTTCAATTTGACTCGCTGTGACGCGATCTCCGATACGGAGCAGCATCGCGCCCAACTCGAAACCCTGCTCGGCCGGCCGTTCCCGCGCTTGACCGTAATACCGATCTCTGCGCGATCAGGCATCGTTCCGCTGCCGCCGCCACCGACCGATGCGCTTAAGCATGTCCTGTTTGTCGGATCGTTCATCCCGTTCCACGGCATCGAAGTTATCGTGCGCGCCGCCCACCTGCTGCGCGACCGGCCCGATATCCGGTTCGTGCTGATCGGCAGCGGGCAGACGCTTCCTCAGATCGAACAGTTGATCCGCGAGCTTGACCTTTCAAACGTTGAACTCCGCAAGGGTTTCTTCCCCTTGGACACGCTGCGGGGCGACTTTGAACGCGCCTCAGTATGCCTCGGCGTGTTCGGCACGGGCGAAAAACGGAATGTGGTCGTACCGAACAAGATCCTCGATGCCATTCTGCTCGGCAGGCCGGTTATCACCGCGGCGTCTGCCGCCGTAGAAGCGGTGCTCACGCCGGGCGAACATCTCGTGACTATTCCGCCCGGCGATCCTCGCGCGCTGGCGGAGGCCGTCTCCGCTCTGCTGGCGGAGCCGGCGCGCAGCCGCGCACTAGTAGACGCGGGGCGGAAGTGGGTCGCCGCCGAGCGAGACGCCAAGACCATCGCGCAGCGGGTCCTGAACCAACTTCAGCAGATGGCCTCCGGGAGGATGTCATGA
- a CDS encoding NAD(P)-dependent oxidoreductase produces MSQTYLITGGAGFLGINMTRYLLARGHKVVSLDIAPFDYPELPQITDVRGDIRNRADVDRAMQGVDIVIHTAAALPLYKKEDIFSTDIDGTRTVCESAQAHGVKRFIHISSTAVYGVPDHHPLYEDDTLIGVGPYGIAKIKAEEVCLEYRAKGMCVPIIRPKSFIGQERLGVFALLFDWAKDGKNFPIPGKGDNRYQYLDVEDLCDAIYLCATLPEDTVNDTFNVGAKEFGTFKGDFQAVLDHVGKGRKVVSIPVAPALWALRILDRLNLSPLYPWVYETAVKDSFVSIEKAEQKLGWKPKFSNKDALIRNYDWYVANLAQFENKSGISHRVPWKQGALRIAKLFF; encoded by the coding sequence ATGAGCCAGACGTACCTGATTACCGGCGGGGCCGGTTTTCTCGGAATCAACATGACGCGCTACCTGCTGGCGCGTGGGCACAAGGTGGTGTCGCTCGACATCGCACCGTTCGACTATCCCGAGCTTCCACAGATCACCGACGTGCGCGGGGACATCCGCAACCGCGCCGATGTCGACCGCGCCATGCAGGGCGTCGACATCGTGATCCATACCGCTGCCGCGCTGCCGCTCTACAAGAAGGAAGACATCTTCAGCACCGACATCGACGGCACGCGCACGGTCTGCGAAAGCGCGCAGGCACATGGCGTCAAGCGCTTCATCCACATCTCCTCGACGGCCGTATACGGCGTGCCAGACCATCATCCGTTGTATGAGGATGACACGCTCATCGGCGTCGGTCCGTACGGCATCGCCAAGATCAAGGCCGAGGAGGTCTGCCTCGAATACCGTGCCAAGGGCATGTGCGTCCCAATCATCCGGCCCAAGTCGTTCATCGGGCAGGAGCGCCTCGGCGTGTTCGCGCTGTTGTTCGACTGGGCCAAAGACGGCAAGAACTTCCCCATCCCCGGCAAGGGCGACAACCGCTACCAGTACCTCGACGTCGAAGACCTGTGCGACGCTATCTACCTGTGCGCCACGCTGCCGGAAGACACCGTCAACGACACGTTCAACGTCGGCGCCAAGGAGTTCGGCACGTTCAAGGGCGACTTTCAAGCCGTGCTCGATCACGTCGGCAAGGGGCGCAAGGTCGTATCGATCCCGGTCGCGCCGGCCTTGTGGGCGCTGCGCATTCTCGACCGCCTGAACCTGTCGCCGCTGTACCCGTGGGTGTACGAGACTGCCGTCAAAGACTCGTTTGTGTCGATCGAGAAGGCGGAGCAGAAGCTGGGCTGGAAACCGAAGTTCAGCAACAAGGACGCGCTGATCCGCAACTACGACTGGTACGTGGCGAATCTGGCGCAGTTCGAGAACAAGTCCGGCATCAGCCACCGCGTGCCGTGGAAGCAGGGCGCGCTGCGCATCGCCAAACTGTTCTTCTAG
- a CDS encoding nitroreductase family protein, with amino-acid sequence MQKTAQTAVPIHPLLAKRWSSRAFSDDPVAPELVTSLLEAARWSASSFNEQPWRFIVATRDDPDEHARLVACFSTSNQRWVPRAWVVMIALAVDTYGVDGSKNRMAQYDVGQAVQNMVVQASAHGLNVRQAAGIDVARIREEYAVPDGVTILCGVMVGYPGDPDTLVDPLPERERQPRTRRALSDIVFGGRYGAPLEDERDETP; translated from the coding sequence GTGCAGAAGACGGCCCAAACCGCAGTCCCGATTCACCCGCTGTTGGCCAAACGCTGGAGCAGCCGCGCGTTCAGCGACGACCCCGTTGCGCCCGAGCTGGTCACCAGCTTGCTTGAGGCGGCCCGTTGGTCGGCGTCGAGCTTTAATGAACAGCCATGGCGCTTTATCGTCGCCACACGTGACGACCCCGACGAGCATGCCCGGCTTGTCGCGTGCTTCTCGACGTCCAACCAGCGTTGGGTGCCGCGCGCGTGGGTCGTCATGATCGCGCTGGCGGTCGATACCTACGGCGTCGACGGCAGCAAGAATCGCATGGCGCAGTACGACGTCGGTCAGGCTGTGCAGAACATGGTCGTGCAGGCCAGCGCCCATGGATTGAACGTGCGGCAGGCGGCAGGCATCGATGTGGCGCGCATCCGCGAGGAATACGCCGTGCCGGACGGCGTTACGATCTTGTGCGGCGTCATGGTCGGTTATCCCGGCGACCCGGACACGCTGGTCGATCCGCTGCCGGAGCGCGAACGTCAGCCACGCACGCGGCGCGCGCTGAGCGACATCGTGTTCGGCGGCCGGTATGGCGCACCGCTTGAGGACGAGCGGGACGAAACGCCTTAA
- a CDS encoding DNA double-strand break repair nuclease NurA has protein sequence MSIEFNKLLDQVRKMGAMISHLDFDMTDKLALARERLMSADDLDAIRQKIAYVRGPEISGYRGAAPLEGPDAENLNWVYPPPPLPSHATLIASDGSQVYPNEQSPVHYYLLNIGMFVYQHGEDHVPQTITLPMLAYHKDIVHDRNRLLISNRTVDARRTVTEMQQLAQQAWKMHREGARDPLITLFDNQLLFWASADVTDGDKLLTDYWTGMGQLRDADAVLAGYVDNPARSRQVLRLLYLLSLGNEADIKAHEAQLATGGDLEGLRDMHLFDNVLEPGERSAIMVQNSPRNLAYRQKNGSFEVAFFYVKVANGYQTAIARVDIPMWVARERDAVNSLHALILDQCQMQGRTPYPYALARADELALVSGQDRRKLDELIRMELRKQGVEPGSAAPKLQSKRAARSDKRSFQSRPIRRAT, from the coding sequence ATGAGCATCGAATTCAACAAACTGCTGGATCAGGTACGTAAGATGGGGGCGATGATCTCGCACCTCGACTTCGACATGACCGACAAGCTCGCGCTGGCTCGCGAACGACTGATGTCCGCCGATGACCTCGACGCGATCCGGCAGAAAATCGCGTACGTGCGCGGGCCGGAGATCAGCGGCTATCGCGGCGCAGCCCCGCTCGAAGGCCCGGACGCCGAGAACCTCAACTGGGTGTATCCGCCCCCGCCGCTGCCGTCGCACGCCACGCTGATCGCCAGCGACGGGTCACAGGTGTATCCCAACGAACAGTCGCCGGTGCACTACTACCTGCTCAATATCGGCATGTTCGTGTATCAACACGGGGAAGACCACGTCCCGCAGACGATCACGCTGCCGATGCTGGCCTATCACAAAGACATCGTCCACGACCGCAACCGCCTGCTGATCAGCAACCGCACGGTGGACGCGCGCCGGACCGTGACGGAGATGCAGCAGTTGGCGCAGCAGGCGTGGAAGATGCACCGTGAAGGCGCGCGCGATCCGCTGATCACGCTGTTCGACAATCAGCTCCTGTTCTGGGCCAGCGCGGACGTCACCGACGGCGATAAGCTGCTCACCGACTACTGGACAGGCATGGGCCAACTGCGCGATGCCGACGCCGTGCTTGCGGGTTATGTGGACAATCCGGCGCGCAGCCGGCAGGTGCTGCGACTGCTATATCTGCTCAGCCTCGGCAACGAGGCCGACATAAAGGCCCACGAGGCGCAGCTCGCGACCGGCGGGGACTTGGAAGGGCTGCGCGACATGCACCTGTTCGATAACGTGCTGGAACCCGGTGAGCGCAGCGCAATCATGGTGCAGAATTCGCCGCGTAACCTCGCCTACCGGCAGAAGAACGGCAGCTTTGAAGTCGCGTTCTTCTACGTCAAGGTCGCCAACGGGTATCAAACGGCCATCGCGCGCGTCGACATCCCGATGTGGGTCGCCCGCGAACGCGACGCGGTCAACTCACTCCATGCGCTGATCCTCGATCAATGTCAGATGCAGGGGCGTACGCCCTATCCGTACGCGTTGGCGCGCGCCGACGAATTGGCGCTGGTCAGCGGGCAAGACCGGCGCAAGCTAGACGAACTGATCCGCATGGAGCTGCGCAAGCAGGGCGTCGAGCCCGGCAGCGCCGCCCCCAAGCTGCAGAGCAAACGCGCCGCCCGCTCGGACAAGCGCAGCTTCCAAAGCCGTCCCATCCGCCGCGCGACCTAG
- a CDS encoding class I SAM-dependent methyltransferase — MTNDSSNPLRLIARGLKAWVNRRRYWRESAAELEQRLNAASTLDGLIDAVWNYKGRGPYSRIRPLQAKSELRQLLQRVADLQPKRIIELGTRNGGTLALWTRCAPSVEHVVSVDLPGGIFGGGYPTVRVPLYRAFAVGRPHTTVTLLRQDSQTEATRDAVARAFADQPVDFLFIDADHREAGVRRDYALYAPLVRRGGLIAFHDIRPDPDHPDVGVYKLWDELKASNPTAVEYVKEPYRGHYGIGVIEKVDE, encoded by the coding sequence ATGACCAACGATTCATCGAATCCGCTGCGGCTGATCGCACGCGGACTCAAGGCATGGGTCAACCGCCGCCGCTACTGGCGCGAATCGGCTGCCGAACTCGAACAGCGGCTGAACGCCGCGTCGACGCTGGACGGGCTGATCGACGCGGTGTGGAACTACAAAGGCCGCGGGCCGTACAGCCGGATTCGACCGCTGCAAGCCAAGTCTGAACTGCGCCAGCTTCTGCAGCGCGTCGCCGACTTGCAGCCGAAACGGATCATCGAGCTCGGCACGCGTAACGGCGGGACGCTTGCGCTCTGGACACGCTGCGCGCCGTCGGTCGAACACGTCGTCAGTGTAGATCTGCCGGGCGGCATTTTCGGTGGAGGCTACCCCACAGTGCGCGTTCCGCTGTATCGGGCGTTCGCGGTCGGCCGGCCACATACGACCGTAACGCTGCTGCGGCAGGACAGCCAGACCGAGGCGACCCGCGACGCGGTCGCGCGGGCATTCGCCGATCAGCCGGTCGACTTTCTCTTTATCGACGCCGACCACCGCGAGGCCGGCGTACGGCGCGACTATGCGCTGTATGCGCCACTTGTCCGGCGCGGCGGGCTAATTGCGTTTCACGACATTCGGCCCGATCCCGATCACCCGGACGTCGGGGTGTACAAGCTGTGGGACGAACTGAAGGCGTCTAATCCGACTGCCGTCGAGTACGTCAAGGAACCCTATCGCGGTCACTATGGGATCGGCGTGATTGAAAAGGTGGATGAATGA
- a CDS encoding glycosyltransferase family 39 protein yields the protein MKDPSAGRLRSPRWVLPSLLAILALYLIVAVSYATATPPWQAPDEPAHYNVVRQLAEDGAYPLIEDGDWNQAYLEQLKAARFAPELLARLDTVQFEDHQPPLYYLLLVPVYNVSGGDLVALRVASAAMGLIVVLAAYAVAARTMPDRPAVALGTATLVAFVPQHVHILASVNNDALAWALVGWILWASISHAAGGRVPAWALGVLVGIALLTKTTAYLMAGVALLAVVLRPHERGLRGRMTAASAYLVVALGIGAVWWLRNIGVYGFPDFLGLAAHDAVVIGQTRTADYMAKLGTGPYFEMAFETTVTSFIGQFGWMALPIQTWVLAIYGAIAAVGTAGAIALRALRHSTPRAWLLMGVTGVLALLMLVYYNMQFVQFQGRYVYPILIPLAALVCAGLDAIRQRLPIVKHLPVLLPVALSAFAALDLWLLTRVLVPNLTP from the coding sequence ATGAAAGATCCGAGCGCCGGTCGGTTAAGGTCGCCCCGCTGGGTGCTGCCGTCGCTGCTGGCGATTCTCGCCCTCTATCTGATCGTCGCCGTGAGCTATGCTACCGCGACCCCGCCGTGGCAGGCACCTGACGAACCAGCACACTACAACGTCGTCCGCCAACTTGCGGAGGATGGCGCGTATCCGCTGATCGAAGATGGCGACTGGAATCAGGCGTACCTCGAACAGCTCAAGGCGGCACGGTTCGCGCCTGAACTGCTCGCGCGGCTTGACACGGTGCAGTTCGAAGACCATCAACCGCCACTGTACTACCTGCTGCTCGTGCCAGTCTACAACGTCTCTGGCGGCGACCTCGTCGCCTTGCGCGTCGCCTCCGCCGCGATGGGCTTGATCGTCGTCCTGGCCGCCTATGCCGTGGCTGCCCGTACCATGCCCGACCGGCCTGCGGTGGCGCTTGGGACTGCCACGCTGGTCGCGTTCGTCCCGCAGCACGTGCACATCCTGGCCTCGGTCAACAACGACGCGCTCGCGTGGGCGCTCGTCGGCTGGATTCTGTGGGCCAGCATCAGTCACGCAGCGGGAGGCCGCGTCCCGGCATGGGCGCTTGGCGTGCTGGTGGGAATCGCGCTGCTGACGAAGACGACCGCCTACCTGATGGCCGGCGTTGCGCTGCTGGCGGTGGTACTGCGCCCGCACGAGCGAGGCCTGCGCGGAAGGATGACCGCCGCCTCCGCATATCTTGTCGTCGCGCTCGGGATCGGCGCGGTGTGGTGGTTGCGCAACATTGGTGTCTACGGCTTTCCCGACTTCCTCGGTCTGGCGGCGCATGACGCGGTCGTAATCGGACAAACCCGCACCGCCGACTACATGGCCAAATTGGGTACCGGCCCCTACTTCGAGATGGCGTTCGAGACCACAGTGACGAGCTTCATCGGTCAATTCGGCTGGATGGCGCTGCCAATTCAGACATGGGTGCTGGCAATCTACGGCGCGATAGCAGCAGTCGGCACCGCGGGCGCGATCGCGCTGCGCGCGCTCCGCCATTCGACGCCGCGAGCGTGGCTGCTGATGGGCGTCACCGGCGTGCTGGCCCTGCTCATGCTCGTCTACTACAACATGCAGTTCGTGCAGTTTCAGGGACGCTACGTCTATCCGATCCTCATCCCGTTAGCGGCGCTGGTGTGTGCTGGACTGGATGCCATCCGTCAGCGCCTTCCGATCGTGAAGCATCTCCCTGTGCTGCTGCCTGTCGCCCTCAGCGCTTTCGCGGCCCTCGACCTGTGGCTGCTCACGCGCGTGCTCGTGCCCAACTTGACACCCTAG